In Acidobacteriota bacterium, the following are encoded in one genomic region:
- a CDS encoding EscU/YscU/HrcU family type III secretion system export apparatus switch protein produces MAGQESKSQKTEKPTGRKLRKALEKGNVARSEDVGQTVSLAVFLLWASFGGGIFLTGLLANTRSALIEVGRAHGPAVLLDRCLNSMVVALSLLAPLLGALVVFAILGQIAQSGFHPKKNPIEFDLKKINLVEGMKKLVDVKKLFAAGKALVKLLLYGLLAAMVVIPEWTKISALAFSAPSGIFDQAATIVGRILTRAFLLGAAISVIDYAFTRYRWYQDLYMTKQEVKDEHKENEGDPQIRGRIRGMQREASRKRMMSAVKTADVVVTNPTHVAVALKYDKGDFAAPVVVAKGINELARRIKEEARRHGVPIVEDPPLARALERLCPLGAAIPEELYRAVAEVFAYVLGRHSGVYRPHTEKELETSDKGDRR; encoded by the coding sequence ATGGCGGGCCAGGAGAGCAAGAGCCAGAAGACCGAAAAACCGACCGGTCGCAAGCTGCGCAAGGCGCTCGAGAAGGGCAACGTGGCCCGCAGCGAGGACGTGGGCCAGACCGTGAGCCTGGCGGTCTTCCTGCTCTGGGCCAGTTTCGGCGGCGGTATCTTCCTCACCGGCCTGCTGGCCAACACCCGCTCGGCGCTGATCGAGGTGGGTCGGGCCCACGGGCCCGCGGTACTGCTCGACCGGTGCCTGAACAGCATGGTCGTGGCTCTCTCCCTGCTCGCGCCGCTGCTCGGCGCCCTGGTGGTTTTCGCGATCCTGGGCCAGATCGCCCAGTCCGGATTCCACCCGAAGAAGAATCCCATCGAGTTCGACCTGAAGAAGATCAACCTGGTCGAGGGGATGAAGAAACTGGTCGACGTCAAGAAGCTCTTCGCGGCGGGTAAGGCTCTGGTCAAGCTGTTGCTCTACGGCCTGCTTGCCGCGATGGTCGTCATACCGGAGTGGACGAAGATCTCCGCCCTGGCCTTTTCCGCGCCTTCGGGGATCTTCGACCAGGCGGCGACCATCGTCGGTCGAATCCTGACGCGCGCGTTCCTGCTGGGCGCCGCGATCTCTGTCATCGACTACGCCTTCACCCGCTATCGCTGGTACCAGGATCTCTACATGACCAAGCAGGAGGTCAAGGACGAGCACAAGGAGAACGAGGGAGATCCGCAGATTCGTGGCCGCATTCGCGGTATGCAGCGTGAGGCTTCCCGCAAGCGGATGATGTCGGCGGTGAAGACGGCCGACGTGGTGGTTACCAATCCGACCCACGTGGCGGTAGCCCTGAAGTACGACAAGGGCGATTTCGCGGCGCCGGTGGTGGTGGCCAAGGGTATCAATGAGCTCGCCCGGCGGATCAAGGAAGAAGCGCGGCGCCACGGCGTGCCGATCGTCGAGGATCCGCCCCTGGCCCGGGCTCTCGAACGGCTCTGTCCGCTGGGCGCCGCCATTCCCGAGGAGCTCTACCGGGCCGTGGCGGAGGTCTTCGCCTACGTTCTCGGCCGCCATTCCGGCGTGTATCGGCCCCATACCGAGAAAGAACTCGAAACATCGGACAAGGGAGATAGGCGGTGA
- a CDS encoding FliM/FliN family flagellar motor switch protein, translated as MSRLLSQDEVDALLSSFDSDVEQPALEGETLYDLRAPLVLAGDRLALVQAACEKLAHCLADVLSLLLIADKPVKGRFTGISQQPATTVLGTLAPGEPLGVLLDTHEEPVGGITLQPELALSILDRVQGGDGAVPQGARSLSNVEKRLLEESMRRMARHLDTQTALSPIHGGGLDRDPIFGRLATRGGTLAAAEFLMSTPHGDAACRLLLTPVLIHRLVADRRRGDPGPPPEELQAALVRVPVRVEPVIHGARATLADLQRLGPGQVLQLDVLEHEGLALRFNGELLAEGTLKRQGRERIFEVSALTGAPAAPPREKAS; from the coding sequence ATGAGTCGTCTGCTCAGCCAGGATGAGGTGGATGCCCTCCTGTCCTCTTTCGACTCGGATGTCGAGCAACCGGCGCTGGAGGGAGAGACCCTCTACGACTTGCGGGCCCCGCTGGTGCTGGCCGGCGACCGGCTGGCCCTCGTGCAGGCGGCGTGTGAGAAGCTGGCCCATTGCCTGGCGGACGTCCTGAGCCTCTTGCTGATCGCGGACAAACCGGTCAAGGGAAGATTCACCGGTATTTCTCAGCAGCCGGCGACGACGGTGCTCGGAACCCTCGCTCCCGGTGAGCCGCTGGGGGTCTTGCTCGACACCCACGAGGAGCCGGTGGGCGGGATCACCCTCCAGCCGGAGTTGGCGCTTTCGATCCTCGATCGCGTGCAGGGTGGTGATGGAGCGGTGCCCCAGGGGGCCCGTTCGCTGTCCAACGTGGAAAAGCGGTTGCTCGAAGAGTCCATGCGCCGGATGGCGCGGCACCTCGATACCCAGACCGCCCTGTCGCCGATACATGGCGGCGGCCTGGACCGCGACCCGATCTTCGGTCGTTTGGCCACCCGCGGTGGCACCTTGGCGGCCGCGGAATTCCTGATGAGCACGCCCCACGGTGACGCGGCCTGTCGGCTGCTGCTGACCCCGGTGCTGATTCACCGCCTGGTGGCGGACCGCCGGCGGGGGGACCCCGGTCCTCCGCCCGAGGAACTGCAAGCCGCGCTGGTCCGGGTGCCGGTTCGCGTCGAGCCGGTGATCCACGGGGCCCGGGCGACGCTGGCGGATCTCCAGCGACTCGGTCCGGGCCAGGTGCTGCAACTGGATGTCCTCGAGCACGAGGGCCTGGCCCTGCGCTTCAACGGCGAACTGCTGGCTGAGGGAACCCTCAAGCGGCAGGGACGGGAGCGGATCTTCGAAGTGAGTGCATTGACGGGCGCGCCGGCGGCGCCGCCCCGGGAGAAGGCGAGCTGA
- a CDS encoding flagellar hook basal-body protein codes for MFPQLYTGASGMVAAEKNLEVVTHNLANAKTPAYTPERALFAAYLDQRLGDASAGGPLPAARSVALGGNWRIERPGPMRSTGNPLDLALEGPGWFRVMTPGGERLTRAGSLTRTADGALATMHGMRVLDDQGRPITLPEGELQIGADGTLTVNDEVVARLGIASAPMSTLERDGDTLWRPLGPVRPLEPESVRVVQGFIEDSGVQPATELISMVAAQRMFEMQQRVVQATANTVARKALELGGVK; via the coding sequence ATGTTCCCACAGCTCTACACAGGGGCTTCAGGGATGGTTGCCGCCGAGAAGAACCTCGAGGTGGTGACCCACAACCTGGCCAACGCCAAGACGCCGGCCTACACCCCCGAAAGGGCCCTATTCGCGGCCTACCTGGACCAACGGCTGGGTGACGCCTCCGCGGGAGGCCCCCTGCCGGCGGCCCGTTCGGTGGCCCTGGGCGGGAACTGGCGCATCGAGCGACCGGGCCCGATGCGGTCGACGGGCAACCCCCTCGATCTGGCATTGGAAGGGCCGGGGTGGTTCCGGGTGATGACTCCCGGCGGTGAGCGGCTGACCCGGGCGGGCAGCCTGACCCGCACAGCCGATGGAGCCCTGGCCACCATGCACGGCATGAGAGTCCTGGACGATCAGGGCCGGCCGATCACGCTGCCCGAAGGCGAGTTGCAGATCGGGGCTGACGGGACCTTGACGGTGAACGACGAGGTGGTGGCGCGCCTGGGCATCGCCTCGGCGCCCATGTCGACCCTCGAACGGGACGGCGACACCTTGTGGCGGCCCCTCGGGCCCGTCCGTCCCCTCGAGCCGGAGTCCGTGCGCGTGGTCCAGGGGTTCATCGAGGATTCCGGGGTCCAGCCCGCCACCGAGCTGATCTCGATGGTCGCCGCCCAGCGGATGTTCGAAATGCAGCAGCGGGTGGTTCAGGCCACCGCCAATACCGTGGCCCGCAAGGCCCTCGAACTCGGTGGGGTGAAGTAG
- a CDS encoding MinD/ParA family protein: MTQEKQPQNPAQQAGKDARRRLTDRAARTLTLAITSGKGGVGKTSVVANLAFALARKGLRVTLLDADLGLANLDVLLGMVPKKTIEHFFAEGLPLTEIVQQGPLGVRIIPAGSGLPELTALSPGDLYRFVDQLRGLREDCDVLLIDTAAGISDQVTRMLLLADRVLLVTWPEPTALVDAYASLKVALRHRLTREVGLVVNGARSEEEARRVHHRLATAAQKFLGRVVDFDGWIALDEAVAEAARRQRAVVLSNPFAPASRCFERLAATITTRVEGRMRGAVDDGWRSDERPAQLMH, encoded by the coding sequence ATGACCCAAGAAAAGCAACCTCAGAATCCTGCTCAACAGGCCGGGAAGGACGCACGCCGAAGACTCACCGACCGCGCGGCTCGCACCCTGACGCTGGCGATCACCTCGGGAAAAGGTGGCGTGGGGAAGACTTCCGTAGTGGCGAATCTGGCCTTTGCGCTGGCTCGCAAGGGGCTGCGGGTCACTCTGCTCGACGCCGATCTCGGCCTGGCCAACCTGGACGTTCTGCTGGGCATGGTACCGAAGAAGACCATCGAGCACTTTTTCGCCGAGGGGCTGCCTCTCACCGAGATCGTCCAGCAGGGACCCCTGGGTGTGCGGATCATTCCCGCCGGATCGGGTCTGCCGGAGTTGACGGCCTTGTCGCCGGGTGATCTCTACCGCTTCGTCGACCAGCTTCGAGGTCTGCGCGAGGACTGCGACGTGTTGTTGATCGACACGGCGGCGGGAATCAGCGACCAGGTGACGCGGATGTTGCTGCTGGCCGATCGAGTGCTGTTGGTCACATGGCCCGAGCCCACGGCCCTGGTCGACGCCTATGCCTCGCTCAAGGTCGCACTGCGACATCGCCTGACCCGGGAAGTCGGCCTGGTGGTCAACGGCGCGCGCAGCGAGGAAGAAGCCCGGCGGGTACATCATCGTCTTGCCACGGCGGCGCAAAAGTTTCTCGGCCGGGTCGTGGATTTCGATGGATGGATCGCCCTGGACGAGGCCGTGGCCGAGGCGGCGCGGCGGCAGCGCGCGGTGGTGCTTTCGAATCCTTTCGCTCCGGCCAGCCGCTGTTTCGAGCGCCTGGCCGCGACGATCACGACACGAGTGGAAGGACGCATGAGAGGAGCCGTCGACGATGGCTGGAGGAGCGATGAAAGGCCTGCGCAGCTCATGCACTGA
- the flgA gene encoding flagellar basal body P-ring formation chaperone FlgA — MRYCVPLLLALMGLGAATAQHGEPRLRVRVRPFEKVPAYQEVRLGQVADLQGPSAESVADLSLGRAPGPGRRRVVSRAAISRMLGAAGLDGEAVVVEGAAQLRLMGIGQRLDVERARQVLEQALRASLPGGEVEVLDLQAPASLQLPPGEYEIRPGPLPRQPHSGRQRLVVEAVFADGTRKRIGLQARVAVRGPMVVAARDVPRGEPLRAMDLRLETREYVSGAPVVRDPERIVGKVLRSPLRRNQPVRANLVQEARAVQSGQTVTVVYRRGGVLLEMETRARGSGGVGSIVPVIAQDGRRTIRARVIGPGRVALLGSEEEER; from the coding sequence ATGCGATACTGCGTGCCTCTGCTGCTGGCGTTGATGGGTCTGGGTGCTGCCACGGCGCAGCATGGAGAGCCCCGGCTTCGCGTGCGCGTGCGTCCCTTCGAGAAGGTTCCTGCCTACCAGGAAGTGCGGCTCGGGCAGGTGGCGGATCTGCAGGGCCCGTCGGCGGAGTCGGTGGCGGACCTGTCCCTGGGGCGCGCGCCGGGACCCGGTCGGCGGCGCGTGGTTTCCCGGGCGGCGATCAGCCGGATGCTCGGTGCCGCTGGATTGGACGGCGAGGCCGTCGTGGTGGAAGGCGCCGCTCAGCTACGGCTGATGGGCATCGGTCAGCGCCTCGATGTGGAGCGAGCCCGGCAGGTTCTCGAGCAGGCGCTGCGCGCGAGCTTGCCGGGGGGAGAAGTGGAAGTTCTCGACCTCCAGGCCCCGGCGTCCCTGCAACTGCCTCCGGGTGAGTACGAGATCCGTCCCGGCCCGCTGCCGCGGCAGCCCCACAGCGGTCGCCAGCGCCTGGTGGTGGAAGCCGTATTCGCCGACGGAACGCGCAAGCGCATCGGTTTGCAGGCGCGGGTCGCGGTTCGCGGGCCGATGGTGGTTGCCGCCCGGGATGTTCCCCGGGGCGAGCCTCTGCGCGCCATGGACCTGCGCCTCGAAACGCGGGAATACGTCAGCGGCGCGCCGGTGGTACGAGACCCGGAGAGGATCGTGGGCAAGGTGCTCCGCAGCCCCCTGCGCCGGAACCAGCCGGTGCGGGCCAACCTGGTCCAGGAGGCCCGGGCTGTCCAGTCGGGCCAGACCGTCACCGTCGTCTATCGTCGAGGTGGCGTGTTGCTCGAAATGGAAACTCGGGCCCGGGGATCGGGGGGGGTCGGCAGCATCGTTCCCGTGATCGCCCAGGATGGGCGTCGGACGATTCGCGCGCGTGTGATCGGTCCCGGCAGGGTCGCCCTGCTCGGTTCGGAGGAGGAAGAGCGGTGA
- a CDS encoding FliM/FliN family flagellar motor C-terminal domain-containing protein: MNDETKHDATSEEGSTRVVDPNPGSETASLEGEAYRLGEIAKISMLDRLELPIEVRLGRLNWELEKVLQVRVGDAVPIGPDGDDVVTLYVQDRPYAVGDLVVVDGRFAFRVRELVSDSMLEVV, translated from the coding sequence ATGAACGACGAAACCAAGCATGACGCCACCAGCGAGGAAGGCTCGACCCGCGTGGTCGACCCGAACCCCGGATCCGAGACGGCCTCCCTGGAGGGCGAAGCCTACCGCCTGGGTGAGATCGCCAAGATCAGCATGCTCGACCGGCTGGAACTGCCCATCGAGGTCCGACTCGGGCGCCTGAACTGGGAACTGGAGAAGGTCCTGCAGGTGCGGGTCGGCGACGCCGTTCCGATCGGACCCGACGGAGACGACGTGGTCACGCTCTACGTGCAGGACCGTCCTTACGCGGTGGGTGACCTGGTGGTGGTCGACGGCAGGTTCGCCTTCCGCGTCAGGGAGCTGGTTTCCGACTCGATGTTGGAGGTGGTCTGA
- a CDS encoding flagellar basal body L-ring protein FlgH — translation MSVHRLAWTWAWSLLLLVAVASGCASRSEVVEPTNYAGDLPELELPLQPRSLSEGSLYVEGSAAELVGDFRARHVGDILTVRITESSLGRSSADADIKKDSKTKLEVPVLFGWENKVKGKIGPDFDPSLALQAGTSKEFKGEGATSRAQTLTANLAVRVMAVGTGGRMLIAGTKKITVNRENQTIALAGIVRPADVRSDNTIQSSAIADLTIHYGGTGDLADVTRQGWFHRLLTKIWPL, via the coding sequence GTGAGTGTGCATCGGTTGGCATGGACGTGGGCTTGGAGCCTGCTCCTGCTGGTTGCGGTCGCTTCCGGCTGCGCGTCTCGAAGCGAGGTGGTGGAGCCCACGAACTACGCCGGTGATCTGCCGGAGCTGGAGCTTCCGCTCCAGCCCCGGAGCCTCTCCGAGGGTTCACTCTACGTCGAAGGATCGGCGGCCGAACTGGTCGGGGATTTTCGCGCGCGGCACGTGGGGGACATCCTCACGGTGAGAATCACCGAAAGTTCGCTGGGCAGGAGCAGCGCGGACGCGGACATCAAGAAGGACTCGAAGACCAAGCTCGAGGTGCCCGTGCTCTTCGGCTGGGAAAATAAAGTCAAGGGCAAGATCGGACCCGATTTCGACCCTTCCCTCGCGCTGCAAGCCGGGACCTCCAAGGAATTCAAGGGCGAAGGGGCGACCTCCCGGGCCCAGACCCTGACCGCCAACCTGGCGGTGCGGGTGATGGCCGTGGGGACCGGGGGGCGGATGTTGATCGCCGGCACGAAGAAGATCACCGTCAACCGGGAAAACCAGACCATCGCCCTGGCGGGCATCGTGCGGCCGGCCGATGTGCGTTCCGACAACACGATCCAGTCTTCGGCCATTGCCGACCTGACCATCCACTACGGCGGAACCGGTGACCTGGCCGACGTCACCCGTCAGGGCTGGTTTCATCGGCTGCTGACGAAGATCTGGCCGCTGTGA
- a CDS encoding FliA/WhiG family RNA polymerase sigma factor, which produces MNHESPLVDPNAEWTPQARVAGSPEREKLLLAHAPLVKYLAHRIGSRLAGPVDFDDLVGDGLLGLMEAVDRFDPAHNVRFKTYAESRIRGAILDGVRGRDWAPRSLRRAARKLEQAITAVERRQRRPATDEEIAAELQISIEELQDLYMQARGVRLSALPGAEEEGRDPADPGLDPLGCVEEKEKKALLVEEVENLPERERLVLSLYYEKGLTLKEIGEVLSVTESRVCQIHTRAVSRLRARVGDRLTLPECAP; this is translated from the coding sequence GTGAACCACGAATCCCCCCTTGTCGATCCCAACGCCGAGTGGACCCCCCAGGCCCGCGTGGCGGGATCTCCCGAGCGGGAGAAGCTGCTGCTGGCCCATGCCCCACTGGTCAAGTACCTGGCTCACCGCATCGGGTCGCGATTGGCCGGTCCGGTGGATTTCGACGACCTGGTGGGAGATGGGCTGCTGGGGTTGATGGAAGCGGTCGACCGTTTCGACCCCGCGCACAACGTACGGTTCAAGACTTATGCGGAATCCCGCATTCGAGGAGCGATTCTCGATGGAGTGCGCGGACGAGACTGGGCTCCGAGGTCACTGCGGCGGGCGGCCCGCAAGCTCGAGCAGGCGATCACCGCGGTGGAGCGGCGGCAGCGAAGACCGGCCACCGACGAGGAGATCGCCGCGGAGCTGCAAATCAGCATCGAGGAGCTGCAAGACCTCTACATGCAGGCCCGTGGCGTGCGTCTCAGTGCCCTGCCCGGGGCCGAAGAGGAGGGCCGCGATCCTGCCGATCCGGGGCTCGACCCCCTCGGCTGCGTGGAAGAAAAGGAGAAAAAGGCCCTGCTCGTCGAGGAGGTGGAGAACCTGCCCGAGAGGGAGCGGCTGGTACTCAGCCTCTACTACGAAAAGGGACTGACCCTCAAGGAAATCGGCGAGGTGCTCTCGGTGACCGAGTCACGGGTGTGTCAGATCCACACCCGGGCGGTCTCCCGGCTTCGTGCCCGCGTCGGTGATCGGCTGACCCTGCCGGAGTGTGCCCCATGA
- the flgG gene encoding flagellar basal-body rod protein FlgG encodes MERSLWTAAAGMAAQQTNMDVVANNLANVNTTGFKRSRAEFQDLLYQTLNAPGTASSASTNLPTGIQVGLGTRTAAIKRIFEQGTFKPTDNPLDLVIEGAGFFKVIRPDGTQSYTRDGSFSVDENGNVVNSLGYQLDPPVTIPQDAKSITIGRDGTVSVRLADETVSQVGNIELANFVNPAGLQSVGNNLFVSTVASGDPVLGTPGQDGLGEVSQGFLETSNVNIVTELVDMISAQRAYELNSRSIRAADDMLKQLAQLVR; translated from the coding sequence ATGGAAAGATCGCTCTGGACCGCCGCCGCCGGCATGGCCGCCCAGCAGACCAATATGGACGTGGTGGCCAACAACCTGGCCAACGTCAACACCACCGGCTTCAAGAGATCCCGGGCGGAATTCCAGGATCTGCTCTATCAGACGCTCAATGCCCCCGGCACCGCCTCGAGTGCGTCGACGAATCTGCCCACCGGGATCCAGGTCGGACTGGGTACCCGTACCGCGGCGATCAAGCGGATCTTCGAGCAGGGTACCTTCAAGCCCACGGACAATCCTCTCGACCTGGTCATCGAGGGGGCCGGGTTCTTCAAGGTCATTCGGCCCGATGGGACCCAGTCCTACACCCGGGACGGCTCCTTCTCGGTCGACGAGAACGGCAATGTGGTCAACTCCCTCGGCTATCAGCTCGATCCTCCCGTGACCATTCCGCAGGATGCCAAGAGCATCACCATCGGTCGCGATGGAACGGTGAGTGTGCGCCTGGCCGACGAGACGGTCAGCCAGGTCGGCAACATCGAACTGGCGAACTTCGTCAACCCCGCCGGGCTGCAGAGCGTGGGGAACAACCTTTTCGTCAGCACCGTGGCGAGCGGCGATCCGGTGCTGGGAACCCCCGGTCAGGATGGTTTGGGGGAGGTCAGCCAGGGGTTCCTCGAGACCTCCAACGTGAACATCGTCACCGAGTTGGTGGACATGATCTCGGCCCAGCGGGCCTACGAGCTCAACTCCCGCTCGATCCGGGCCGCCGACGACATGCTCAAGCAGCTCGCGCAACTCGTCCGGTGA
- a CDS encoding flagellar basal body P-ring protein FlgI — translation MKTRHGSSGSRCTGLVPVTFVLALGTALAAGTAVTPPGPPLKVERVAPTSDRSSQRGMVRLRDVVDVRGVRDNQLVGYGLVVGLAGTGDGTQAKFTIQSLANALQRMGVVVPPSSIRVRNAAAVMVTADLPAFARPGSRLDVTVSSIGDAKSLTGGTLLMTPLKGPDGRVYALAQGPISLGGAFAASGGGGSVQKNHPTTGLIPSGALVERTAGIDLAGRDSFELQLRSPDFETAFRIEKALNQAFDDSTAHAIDAGTVKVMIPDFLRDKPVEFLAHTLEIGVRPDVPARVVLNERTGTVVLGGNVMISQVSVTHGNLTIAVTERYGVSQPGPFSQGGETVVVPEGEVVVDEEPAQHLDLGPGTSVEELVKSLKKVGVTPRDMIAIFQAIRAAGALHAELVVI, via the coding sequence GTGAAGACCAGACATGGCAGTTCCGGCTCTCGATGTACGGGCCTGGTGCCGGTGACTTTCGTCCTGGCTCTCGGTACAGCCCTCGCCGCGGGCACCGCCGTCACGCCGCCCGGCCCTCCACTGAAGGTCGAGCGGGTGGCGCCGACGTCGGACCGCTCCTCTCAGCGGGGCATGGTGCGCTTGAGAGACGTGGTGGACGTCCGCGGCGTGCGCGACAACCAGCTCGTCGGTTACGGGCTGGTCGTCGGCCTGGCGGGTACGGGAGACGGGACCCAGGCCAAGTTCACCATCCAGAGCCTGGCCAACGCGCTCCAACGCATGGGGGTCGTGGTCCCCCCTTCCTCGATCCGCGTGCGAAACGCGGCGGCGGTGATGGTCACCGCTGATCTTCCCGCCTTCGCGCGTCCGGGCAGTCGGCTCGATGTCACGGTGTCTTCCATCGGTGATGCCAAATCGCTCACCGGCGGGACCCTGCTGATGACCCCCCTCAAGGGGCCGGACGGGCGGGTGTACGCCCTGGCCCAGGGTCCGATCTCCCTTGGTGGAGCCTTTGCGGCGTCCGGGGGGGGCGGCAGCGTTCAGAAGAACCATCCGACCACCGGCCTGATTCCCTCCGGGGCCCTCGTGGAGCGCACGGCGGGCATCGACCTGGCGGGCCGGGACAGCTTCGAGTTGCAGCTTCGTTCCCCGGACTTCGAGACGGCCTTTCGCATCGAGAAGGCTCTCAACCAGGCCTTCGACGACTCGACCGCCCACGCCATCGATGCGGGGACGGTGAAGGTGATGATCCCCGATTTCCTGCGGGACAAGCCGGTGGAGTTCCTGGCCCATACCCTCGAGATCGGCGTCAGGCCGGATGTGCCCGCCCGGGTGGTGCTCAACGAACGGACCGGCACCGTGGTGCTCGGCGGCAACGTGATGATCTCCCAGGTGTCGGTGACCCATGGCAACCTGACCATCGCCGTGACTGAGCGCTACGGCGTCTCCCAGCCGGGACCCTTCTCCCAGGGCGGTGAGACCGTCGTCGTGCCCGAGGGGGAGGTGGTGGTGGACGAGGAGCCGGCCCAGCACCTGGATCTCGGGCCGGGGACCAGCGTGGAAGAGCTGGTCAAGTCACTCAAGAAGGTGGGGGTGACGCCGCGGGACATGATCGCCATCTTCCAGGCGATTCGCGCTGCGGGCGCACTCCACGCAGAACTGGTGGTGATCTGA
- the flhA gene encoding flagellar biosynthesis protein FlhA has translation MTGATSQTMGGSSQAHLVLPLAVLATLALIVVPLPTPLLDLLVTVNFAGAIVVLLTAMYVPGPTQFSAFPSILLLLTLYRLALNIASTRLILLRGDVGTSAAGAVIQAFGQFVVGGSFVVGLVVFLVLLVVQFVVIAHGSTRISEVIARFTLDAMPGKQMAIDADLSAGLITEKEAVSRREAIQKESEFFGAMDGAVRFTQRDAIASLIITLINVGAGLLIGVLQKGLPLGEAVKTYSVLTIGDGLVSAIPALLVAVAGGVITTRAAQEQSLGEAVISQILMSTRPLRIAGGTLLALALIPGMPKMAFIVLGFVAFAAARVGDRRRQAEEIAEEAAAAEPAPETEEEVEPLLTIDPLCVEVGYDLIAAVGADRSGGILDKIKGLRRQVATEMGFVLPAVRVRDNLQLPPDRYQILLRGVKIAEGRIPRGKLLALDAGATRQIEGEKTTDPAFGLPAVWISPEKADEARGAGYTVVDPPSVLSTHLMEVIQRHAPDLLGREDVAHLVETLQKTHPKAVAELIPERMTIGELQRVLQGLLRERVSIRDLPLIIETLADHAPSVRDTQALVEHARRALGRTLADSLKTPQGVLQAVALAPELEAELTEALAGEDGTTLSPSRARELVQRVTTAVAGTGGQAAVVTSPTLRPYLATLLRPHMPHTPVLSTLEIPADVTLRAAATVA, from the coding sequence GTGACCGGCGCGACGAGTCAAACCATGGGCGGCTCTTCCCAAGCCCATCTCGTGCTGCCGCTGGCGGTGTTGGCGACTCTCGCCCTGATCGTGGTGCCGCTTCCCACGCCCCTGCTCGACTTGCTGGTCACCGTCAATTTCGCCGGCGCGATAGTGGTGCTGCTCACCGCGATGTACGTGCCCGGTCCGACGCAGTTCTCGGCCTTCCCCTCGATCTTGCTTCTCCTGACCCTCTACCGCCTGGCGCTGAACATCGCCTCGACGCGGCTGATCCTGCTGCGGGGTGATGTGGGCACCAGTGCGGCGGGCGCCGTGATCCAGGCATTCGGGCAGTTCGTGGTGGGCGGCTCTTTCGTCGTCGGCCTGGTGGTCTTCCTGGTGCTGCTGGTCGTACAGTTCGTGGTCATCGCCCACGGTTCGACCCGCATCTCGGAAGTCATCGCCCGCTTCACCCTCGATGCCATGCCGGGCAAGCAGATGGCCATCGACGCCGACCTGAGCGCCGGCCTGATCACCGAGAAGGAGGCCGTCAGTCGGCGTGAGGCGATTCAGAAGGAATCCGAGTTCTTCGGAGCCATGGATGGTGCGGTGCGCTTCACCCAGCGTGACGCCATCGCCTCGCTGATCATCACCCTGATCAACGTCGGTGCGGGACTGCTGATCGGCGTGCTGCAGAAAGGTCTGCCCCTCGGCGAGGCGGTGAAAACCTACTCGGTGCTGACCATCGGCGACGGGCTGGTCTCGGCGATTCCCGCGCTGCTGGTGGCGGTGGCCGGTGGCGTGATCACCACCCGCGCCGCCCAGGAGCAGTCGCTGGGCGAGGCCGTGATCTCCCAGATCCTGATGTCGACCCGGCCGCTGCGCATCGCCGGCGGGACCCTCCTCGCCCTGGCCCTGATTCCCGGCATGCCCAAGATGGCTTTCATCGTGCTGGGCTTCGTGGCCTTTGCCGCCGCCCGGGTCGGTGACCGCAGGCGCCAGGCGGAGGAGATCGCCGAGGAAGCGGCGGCGGCCGAACCCGCCCCCGAGACGGAGGAAGAGGTCGAGCCCTTGTTGACCATCGACCCGCTCTGTGTCGAGGTGGGTTACGACCTGATTGCCGCCGTCGGTGCGGACCGTTCCGGTGGCATTCTGGACAAGATCAAGGGACTGCGTCGGCAGGTCGCCACGGAAATGGGTTTCGTCTTGCCCGCGGTGCGTGTGCGGGACAACTTGCAGCTTCCCCCCGACCGCTACCAGATCCTGCTGCGGGGGGTGAAGATCGCCGAGGGCCGGATTCCCCGGGGCAAGCTCCTGGCTCTCGATGCCGGCGCCACCCGGCAGATCGAGGGCGAGAAGACCACCGACCCCGCCTTCGGCCTGCCGGCGGTGTGGATCTCGCCCGAGAAGGCGGACGAGGCGCGGGGTGCCGGGTACACCGTGGTGGATCCGCCGTCGGTACTTTCAACCCACCTGATGGAAGTCATCCAGCGCCACGCACCGGACCTTTTGGGTCGGGAGGATGTGGCGCACCTGGTGGAGACCCTGCAGAAGACCCATCCCAAGGCGGTGGCGGAGCTGATCCCCGAGCGGATGACCATCGGCGAACTGCAGCGCGTGCTCCAGGGCTTGCTGCGTGAACGGGTGTCGATCCGCGATCTGCCGCTGATCATCGAGACCCTGGCCGACCACGCGCCTTCCGTGCGCGATACCCAGGCCCTGGTCGAACACGCCCGGCGCGCCCTGGGGCGGACTCTCGCCGACAGCCTGAAAACACCCCAGGGCGTACTCCAGGCCGTGGCCCTGGCCCCGGAGTTGGAGGCCGAGCTGACCGAGGCGTTGGCCGGTGAGGACGGAACGACGCTCTCGCCGTCCCGCGCCCGCGAGCTGGTGCAGCGGGTGACCACGGCCGTGGCGGGAACCGGCGGCCAGGCCGCAGTCGTCACCTCCCCGACCCTGCGCCCCTACCTGGCGACGCTGTTGCGACCCCACATGCCCCACACCCCCGTTCTTTCGACCCTCGAGATTCCCGCCGACGTGACCCTGCGCGCGGCGGCAACGGTGGCCTGA